In Desulfomonile tiedjei DSM 6799, a genomic segment contains:
- a CDS encoding CoB--CoM heterodisulfide reductase iron-sulfur subunit B family protein — translation MEFSYYPGCTLTGSAKELDESFRSSAERLGVTLREIPDWTCCGASSAHMVDHYLEAALPARDLMTAERLGNDVVAPCAGCHVRMKAASQRMMEETALRNRFPFKGEIKILAGLDLFHMDAVLSRLKERVSKPLEGLRVVPYYGCLAVRPVEVVEPEDPENPMQMDHILEALGAEVLSWPYKTDCCGGSLALTRTDLVLKLSRKLLDMAKLLEADALVTMCPMCQANLDTRQADITKETGQVYHVPILYVTELIGVALQHPRVREWFKRHIVSPEAALAKKGLI, via the coding sequence ATGGAATTCAGCTATTATCCCGGATGCACGCTCACAGGGTCCGCGAAGGAATTGGACGAGTCCTTCCGCAGTTCCGCAGAGCGCCTGGGCGTAACGCTTCGCGAGATCCCGGATTGGACCTGCTGCGGAGCATCTTCTGCTCACATGGTCGATCATTATCTTGAAGCGGCTCTTCCAGCGCGTGACCTCATGACAGCCGAGCGGCTCGGCAATGATGTGGTGGCACCGTGCGCGGGATGCCATGTTCGGATGAAAGCCGCATCCCAGCGCATGATGGAAGAAACAGCGCTGCGGAACCGGTTCCCGTTCAAGGGAGAGATCAAGATTCTCGCAGGTCTGGATTTGTTCCATATGGATGCAGTCCTTTCCCGATTAAAAGAGAGGGTAAGCAAGCCTCTGGAAGGGCTACGCGTGGTACCCTATTACGGATGCCTAGCTGTACGGCCGGTGGAAGTGGTGGAACCCGAGGACCCCGAGAATCCCATGCAGATGGACCACATCTTAGAGGCCCTGGGAGCGGAAGTGCTTTCCTGGCCGTACAAAACCGACTGCTGCGGAGGTTCTCTGGCGCTGACTCGTACGGATCTCGTGCTGAAGCTTTCTCGTAAACTTCTGGACATGGCAAAGCTATTGGAAGCGGATGCGCTGGTGACCATGTGTCCCATGTGCCAGGCGAACCTGGACACCAGACAGGCGGATATCACGAAAGAAACCGGTCAGGTCTACCATGTTCCCATCCTGTACGTGACGGAACTCATTGGGGTTGCCTTGCAGCATCCCAGAGTCAGAGAATGGTTCAAACGGCATATTGTTTCTCCTGAAGCAGCATTGGCCAAGAAAGGCTTGATCTGA
- a CDS encoding 4Fe-4S dicluster domain-containing protein has protein sequence MQQGGTYQSGRVSSPAGDLLSVINQCYQCGKCSAGCPMAPEMDILPHQLVRLAVLGNHDRIVDSKSIWLCLSCHTCGARCPNGIDVPVPSGSDQA, from the coding sequence ATGCAGCAAGGTGGCACCTATCAATCGGGGCGAGTATCGAGTCCCGCTGGAGATCTGCTGTCGGTAATCAATCAGTGTTATCAGTGCGGGAAATGTTCTGCCGGATGTCCTATGGCTCCGGAAATGGATATTCTTCCCCATCAACTGGTGAGGCTTGCGGTTTTGGGGAATCATGATCGCATTGTGGATTCCAAGAGCATATGGCTGTGCCTGTCCTGCCACACCTGCGGCGCGAGATGTCCCAACGGCATCGACGTACCCGTCCCTTCTGGATCCGATCAGGCATGA
- a CDS encoding FAD-dependent oxidoreductase encodes MAQAKDVVGAALVVGGGIAGVQASLDLAESGYKVYLVETETGIGGRMAQLDKTFPTNDCSTCIFSPKLVTVGQNPNIELLSYSELEDVQGSEGNFSVTLRQKSRYIRKDRCKACGDCASVCPVKVPNEFDQELSKRSATYRLFPQTIPQTFVIDKGDRAPCVMACPAHINVQGYVQLISQGKYKQAIELIYNQLPLPGVLGRVCPHPCESVCRRAEKDQPVSVCKLKRFASDQIDYGQLTVPEITPRDEKVAIVGSGPAGLSAAYYLALEGYKTTIFEAAPVLGGWLRVGIPEYRLPRDVLEKEINHILSLGVEAKTNNALGKDFSVEDLKNQGYKAVYLAVGCQKGANLAIPGEESDGVIQGVDFLRNAALGTSYNGIKKAAVIGGGNVAIDAARTLSRFGADVHILYRRSRQEMPAFKEEVDAAIEEGVKIQFLCAPVEVVSAGGKVTGIKCIKMELGPPDDSGRRRPVPIQGSEFVIDVDAIIPAIGQIIDPALWDSVKDLKTTRRNTIAVDPISYATSMEGVFSGGDAGTGPATVVEAVAAGKQAAESIARFIQGKDMFEGRPWTGVENPEYPPIPNIRPEARAKNPEIHVSERKGFREVELAFPEEEALREANRCLNCGVCSECMECVKACPAEAIDHTMEDQLLQVNVGTIILSTGYDMINPDKIRGEYSYGTAPNVLTNMEFERMLSASGPNAGEVKRPSDGHHPNKVAWIQCVGSRDAQKGMPHCSSICCMASIKEAVIAKEHDSNIEPTIFYMDIRAYGKDFDAYYERAKNEGGVRFIRSMISRVVEDPITHNLNITYLDDNQKLHTENFDMVVLAVGLKTSDKSRIIAEKLGVELNESKFCATTSFDPVQSTRPGVFVAGMLQGPKDIPQTVMEASAAAGASSKLLASARNTMTTKIQFPPQRDISEEEPRIGVFICRCGINIANTVDVPRVVEHVKNLPNVVVAEERLFTCSQDTQEQFLKIIEENRLNRLVVAACSPRTHEPMFQLTMEKSGLNPYLFTMTNIRDQCSWVHASHKEEATLKAMDLARMAIARARLLAPLEKGKMEVCHNALVLGGGVSGMTSALNLADQGFEVFLVEKSDKLGGNALSIEKTIHGEPVQPFVNELATKVQSHSKIKVFTNSDFSDLSGHVGHFKGKVNNGSQAQDVEFGAAIIATGARESKPTEYLFGEHPAVVTQHTLEERILAGDPKLKDVKNAVFIQCVGSRCDERPYCSKICCAGSVRLAERLKEINPNAKTYILYRDLRTYGLLEKYYAESRKAGTIFVRYDPENKPAAEAAGDSVKITIHDPVLDEDIKVPADLLVLAAAIDPGESNKQLGQLFKVTVNSYGYFVEAHMKLRPVDFTTEGVFLAGLSHYPKPIDESIAQATAAAQRAAILLSKDEMTFPGVISKVDGTKCAVCLTCVRLCPYGAPRINEDHVAEIVPALCQGCGICSSVCPGKAIELQHFRDDQVFQEIDALLDSAS; translated from the coding sequence ATGGCCCAAGCGAAGGACGTGGTAGGCGCCGCCCTCGTCGTAGGAGGCGGAATAGCCGGAGTGCAGGCCTCATTAGACCTCGCGGAATCGGGTTACAAGGTGTATCTGGTTGAGACTGAGACCGGAATCGGCGGCCGAATGGCCCAGCTCGATAAAACGTTTCCCACGAATGATTGCTCTACCTGTATTTTTTCTCCCAAGCTCGTTACAGTCGGACAGAACCCCAATATAGAACTTCTCTCCTATAGTGAACTGGAAGATGTGCAAGGGAGTGAGGGAAACTTTTCTGTAACCTTGCGCCAGAAATCCCGGTACATCCGAAAAGATCGATGTAAAGCCTGCGGAGACTGCGCGTCCGTATGCCCCGTGAAGGTACCCAACGAATTTGACCAGGAACTGAGCAAGAGATCGGCGACATACCGACTGTTTCCTCAGACCATTCCTCAGACCTTCGTCATTGATAAGGGAGACCGCGCACCGTGCGTAATGGCTTGCCCGGCTCATATCAATGTGCAGGGTTATGTCCAGCTTATAAGCCAGGGCAAATACAAGCAAGCGATTGAGCTCATTTATAATCAGCTCCCTCTTCCGGGAGTCCTGGGCAGAGTCTGCCCGCATCCCTGCGAAAGTGTTTGCCGCCGGGCTGAAAAAGATCAGCCTGTCTCCGTCTGTAAACTGAAACGATTTGCATCGGATCAGATCGATTACGGACAGTTGACCGTTCCGGAGATCACGCCTCGTGATGAAAAGGTTGCAATCGTCGGTTCAGGACCTGCCGGTCTCTCAGCAGCGTACTATCTTGCTCTGGAAGGGTATAAAACGACAATATTCGAAGCCGCGCCCGTCCTTGGTGGTTGGCTGAGAGTCGGCATTCCCGAGTATAGACTTCCCAGAGATGTTCTCGAAAAAGAAATCAATCATATCCTGAGCCTCGGTGTTGAAGCCAAAACAAACAACGCTCTGGGCAAAGATTTTTCCGTTGAGGATCTGAAAAACCAGGGTTACAAGGCCGTTTACCTGGCGGTCGGCTGCCAGAAAGGCGCAAATCTTGCCATACCGGGCGAAGAATCTGATGGCGTAATTCAGGGAGTCGATTTTCTGAGAAATGCAGCGCTTGGCACCTCGTATAACGGTATCAAGAAGGCTGCGGTCATCGGCGGCGGTAACGTTGCCATAGATGCAGCCCGCACTCTTTCACGATTCGGAGCCGACGTCCACATCCTGTACAGACGTTCCAGGCAGGAGATGCCTGCTTTCAAGGAAGAAGTGGATGCAGCCATTGAAGAAGGCGTGAAGATACAGTTCCTTTGTGCGCCGGTCGAAGTGGTTTCGGCCGGAGGGAAAGTGACCGGTATCAAATGCATCAAAATGGAGCTGGGCCCGCCAGATGATTCCGGTCGAAGAAGACCTGTCCCCATCCAGGGATCAGAGTTTGTCATAGACGTGGATGCCATAATTCCTGCGATCGGTCAGATCATCGATCCGGCACTGTGGGATAGCGTGAAGGATCTCAAGACCACCAGGAGAAACACCATTGCCGTGGATCCTATCTCCTACGCCACTTCAATGGAAGGCGTGTTCTCAGGCGGTGACGCCGGAACCGGCCCTGCAACGGTGGTGGAAGCGGTTGCCGCCGGCAAACAGGCTGCGGAATCCATAGCTCGGTTTATTCAGGGCAAGGACATGTTCGAAGGCCGCCCTTGGACCGGCGTGGAAAATCCCGAGTATCCTCCCATTCCGAATATCCGACCCGAAGCCCGAGCCAAGAACCCGGAAATCCATGTTTCCGAGCGCAAGGGTTTTCGCGAAGTCGAACTCGCATTCCCTGAAGAAGAAGCACTTCGCGAGGCCAACCGCTGCCTCAACTGCGGCGTCTGTTCGGAGTGTATGGAATGCGTGAAAGCCTGCCCTGCAGAGGCTATTGACCACACAATGGAAGATCAGCTCCTCCAAGTGAATGTGGGAACGATCATTCTTTCCACCGGTTACGACATGATCAATCCCGACAAGATCCGGGGTGAATATTCATACGGGACTGCACCGAATGTGCTCACCAATATGGAATTCGAGCGGATGCTATCGGCTTCCGGTCCCAATGCCGGTGAGGTGAAGAGGCCTTCAGACGGTCATCACCCAAATAAAGTTGCATGGATTCAGTGTGTCGGATCGAGAGATGCTCAAAAAGGTATGCCGCACTGCAGCTCTATCTGCTGCATGGCATCCATCAAAGAAGCCGTCATAGCCAAAGAGCACGATTCCAACATCGAACCGACCATCTTCTATATGGATATCCGTGCATACGGCAAGGATTTCGATGCCTATTACGAAAGAGCAAAGAACGAGGGTGGTGTCCGATTCATCCGCTCAATGATAAGCCGGGTTGTCGAAGACCCCATCACTCATAACCTGAATATCACGTACCTGGACGACAATCAGAAGCTGCACACGGAAAACTTCGACATGGTAGTTCTCGCAGTGGGGCTCAAGACATCCGACAAATCCCGAATCATTGCCGAGAAACTTGGTGTGGAGTTGAACGAGTCCAAATTCTGCGCGACCACCTCATTCGATCCCGTGCAGAGCACCAGACCGGGTGTTTTCGTTGCCGGTATGCTCCAGGGTCCGAAAGATATTCCGCAGACCGTCATGGAAGCCTCTGCTGCTGCAGGAGCGTCTTCAAAACTCCTGGCGTCAGCCCGGAACACCATGACCACGAAGATTCAATTCCCGCCGCAACGAGACATTTCTGAAGAAGAGCCTCGCATCGGCGTATTCATCTGTCGTTGCGGAATCAACATCGCTAATACCGTGGATGTTCCCAGAGTCGTGGAGCACGTCAAGAATCTACCCAACGTAGTCGTCGCGGAAGAGCGTCTGTTTACCTGCTCTCAGGATACTCAGGAACAGTTCCTTAAGATCATAGAAGAAAACCGTTTGAATCGCCTCGTGGTTGCCGCGTGCAGTCCGAGGACCCATGAACCGATGTTCCAGCTCACCATGGAAAAGTCCGGCCTGAATCCCTATCTCTTTACCATGACGAACATTCGGGACCAGTGTTCCTGGGTGCATGCATCGCACAAAGAAGAGGCAACCCTCAAAGCAATGGACCTTGCCAGAATGGCTATTGCCCGTGCTCGACTCCTTGCTCCCCTGGAAAAGGGAAAAATGGAAGTCTGCCACAATGCACTGGTCCTCGGCGGCGGTGTATCGGGTATGACATCGGCTCTCAATCTGGCCGACCAGGGCTTCGAGGTTTTCCTTGTGGAAAAATCCGATAAGCTGGGCGGCAACGCACTGTCGATTGAAAAGACCATTCACGGCGAGCCCGTGCAGCCGTTCGTCAACGAACTGGCCACCAAGGTGCAGTCACATTCCAAGATCAAGGTTTTCACGAACTCGGACTTCTCGGATTTGTCCGGTCACGTCGGCCACTTCAAAGGGAAAGTGAATAACGGAAGTCAGGCCCAGGATGTGGAATTCGGTGCCGCAATCATCGCAACCGGCGCAAGGGAGTCCAAACCGACGGAATATCTGTTCGGCGAACATCCGGCAGTAGTGACTCAGCATACGTTGGAAGAGCGCATTCTGGCAGGCGATCCGAAGCTCAAGGACGTCAAGAATGCTGTCTTTATCCAATGTGTCGGTTCGCGCTGCGATGAACGCCCGTATTGCTCGAAGATATGCTGTGCAGGCTCGGTACGGTTGGCAGAACGGCTCAAAGAGATAAACCCGAATGCCAAAACGTACATACTGTATCGCGATCTCCGCACATACGGACTGCTGGAAAAGTACTACGCAGAATCCCGCAAAGCCGGAACCATCTTCGTGAGATACGATCCGGAGAATAAACCTGCAGCCGAAGCTGCGGGCGATTCCGTGAAGATCACGATCCACGACCCCGTGCTCGATGAAGATATCAAAGTTCCCGCGGATCTCCTGGTCCTCGCAGCGGCGATAGATCCTGGTGAAAGCAATAAGCAGCTCGGACAGTTGTTCAAAGTCACGGTAAACTCGTACGGCTATTTTGTTGAAGCTCACATGAAACTGCGACCGGTCGACTTTACCACTGAAGGCGTATTTCTTGCCGGACTTTCGCACTATCCGAAGCCGATTGACGAATCCATCGCCCAGGCCACAGCCGCAGCACAGAGGGCGGCAATCCTTCTGAGCAAGGACGAGATGACCTTCCCCGGCGTTATCTCCAAGGTGGACGGCACAAAATGCGCTGTGTGCCTCACATGCGTGAGATTGTGTCCGTATGGGGCTCCGCGCATCAATGAAGACCATGTGGCGGAAATTGTTCCCGCACTTTGTCAGGGATGCGGAATTTGCTCCTCGGTATGTCCGGGTAAGGCAATCGAACTTCAGCATTTCAGAGACGATCAGGTATTCCAGGAGATCGACGCTCTTCTGGATTCTGCCTCATAA
- a CDS encoding B12-binding domain-containing radical SAM protein → MKHPTLLLVNPWIHDFAAFDLWARPMGLLVFATRLRKLGWNVSLLDCLDRHHPEMVTLKSRSLGRGPFHRTLIAKPSCLETIPRTYARYGVDPQIVKRDLESLPVPAAILVTSLMTYWYTGVRETVQLLREVFPKVPILLGGIYASLLPEHAKMHIRADAILPGPAEHSIAEHLQRCTGIRPEIGSDSTGLEFTPALDLLRKVTFIPLLTSRGCPLRCTYCASRTLNSNYLQRPVEDVISELQDACLKYDVLDIALYDDAFLINAERHALPILDEIAERLPGLRIHAPNGLHATRIDSRVAVAMKKAGFETIRIGLESSSDEFHSRTGKKTDLQSFFSSVTNLRDAGFSREQIGVYLLVGVPGQSSAQIEEDVEIVLTAGAYPKLAEFSPIPGTLMWGQALGNSRYPLEEEPLFHNCTLLAAAEPDVSVQFIGDLRKQISSFLHLNQDKSSSSQPELKHTCCSH, encoded by the coding sequence ATGAAACACCCCACGCTCCTCCTGGTGAATCCCTGGATACATGATTTCGCGGCTTTCGATCTGTGGGCTCGGCCCATGGGATTGCTCGTGTTCGCCACGAGGCTTCGGAAACTCGGATGGAACGTGTCTCTCCTGGACTGCCTCGATCGGCATCACCCTGAAATGGTCACTCTGAAATCCCGATCCCTCGGCCGGGGCCCGTTCCACAGGACACTGATTGCCAAACCGTCATGCCTCGAAACCATTCCAAGAACCTATGCCCGCTATGGCGTAGATCCGCAGATTGTGAAACGCGATCTCGAATCCCTTCCGGTTCCTGCGGCAATCCTGGTGACGAGCCTCATGACCTACTGGTACACAGGAGTGCGCGAGACTGTGCAACTTCTCCGGGAAGTTTTTCCCAAGGTGCCTATTTTGCTGGGGGGCATATACGCATCTCTGCTACCGGAACATGCGAAAATGCATATCCGAGCAGATGCGATACTCCCCGGACCTGCCGAGCATTCCATCGCCGAACATCTTCAGCGATGTACCGGAATCCGTCCCGAGATCGGATCTGATTCAACTGGCCTGGAATTCACGCCAGCACTGGATCTTCTGAGGAAAGTCACTTTTATTCCGCTGCTCACGTCCCGCGGATGTCCGCTCCGATGCACGTACTGCGCTTCACGAACATTGAATTCGAATTACTTGCAACGTCCCGTAGAAGACGTGATCAGCGAACTCCAAGACGCCTGTCTCAAGTACGATGTTCTCGACATCGCTTTGTACGATGATGCGTTTCTCATCAATGCCGAACGTCATGCGCTGCCGATTCTTGACGAAATTGCCGAACGTCTTCCGGGACTGAGAATTCACGCTCCCAATGGATTGCATGCAACGCGGATCGATTCACGGGTTGCCGTGGCAATGAAAAAAGCGGGTTTTGAGACAATTCGTATAGGGCTTGAGAGTTCGTCTGATGAATTTCACTCCAGAACGGGAAAAAAAACCGATCTCCAATCGTTTTTTTCCTCAGTAACCAATCTCAGGGATGCCGGTTTTTCCAGGGAACAAATTGGAGTGTACCTGCTGGTTGGGGTTCCCGGCCAATCAAGCGCACAGATTGAAGAAGATGTCGAGATTGTCCTAACTGCAGGAGCGTATCCGAAATTGGCCGAATTTTCGCCTATTCCCGGCACGCTTATGTGGGGACAGGCTCTTGGAAACAGTCGATATCCTCTTGAAGAAGAGCCGTTGTTTCATAACTGTACGTTGCTGGCCGCGGCGGAACCCGACGTAAGTGTGCAATTTATCGGTGATTTAAGAAAACAGATCTCCTCATTTCTCCACTTGAATCAAGACAAATCGTCTTCCTCACAACCCGAGCTCAAACATACTTGCTGCAGTCATTGA
- a CDS encoding YbaB/EbfC family nucleoid-associated protein, whose product MKDLIQQAQGLQAKLKDIQDDLAQKTVTGSAGGDMVIVEVSGSQEIISIKIEKELIDPNEMEFLQDLIVAATNDALKKSRDLLAEEMAKATGGLKIPGLF is encoded by the coding sequence ATGAAAGATCTCATACAGCAGGCTCAGGGATTGCAGGCAAAGCTCAAGGACATACAGGACGATCTGGCTCAGAAGACCGTTACCGGGTCCGCCGGCGGAGACATGGTAATTGTCGAGGTCAGTGGGTCTCAGGAAATCATATCGATTAAGATAGAAAAAGAACTGATAGACCCGAATGAAATGGAGTTTCTCCAGGATCTGATCGTGGCCGCCACAAACGATGCTCTGAAAAAATCCCGTGACCTTCTTGCAGAAGAAATGGCCAAAGCGACGGGCGGACTCAAAATTCCGGGACTCTTCTAA
- the recR gene encoding recombination mediator RecR has protein sequence MRPLEDLIEVLKRFPGVGEKTATRYAFYVMHAGDADIQQLIRAIKSVKEKLRLCSRCFHLTDVDPCQICTDKRRDPTRLCVVETPMDLLAIEKAGQFRGLYHVLHGVLSPLDGIGPGDIRFSELLDRVRDEGVREVILAFNPTVEGESTSSFIAERIKSMDVSVSRIAYGIPVGGSLEYSDPLTLSRALDNRKPM, from the coding sequence GTGCGACCTCTCGAAGATTTGATCGAAGTTTTGAAACGATTCCCGGGGGTAGGCGAGAAAACTGCCACTCGGTATGCGTTTTACGTTATGCATGCCGGTGACGCCGATATCCAGCAACTGATTCGAGCGATAAAATCCGTCAAAGAAAAGTTGCGGCTCTGTTCGAGGTGCTTTCATCTCACCGATGTGGACCCGTGTCAGATTTGCACGGATAAACGTCGAGACCCCACGCGGCTCTGTGTCGTGGAAACTCCAATGGATCTGCTTGCAATTGAAAAGGCAGGTCAGTTCCGTGGTTTGTACCACGTCTTGCACGGGGTTCTCTCCCCTCTGGACGGGATAGGACCTGGAGACATCCGTTTCTCGGAACTCCTGGATAGGGTCCGAGATGAAGGAGTTCGGGAAGTGATCCTCGCATTCAACCCCACCGTGGAAGGCGAATCAACGTCCTCGTTTATCGCTGAACGGATCAAGAGCATGGACGTCTCGGTTTCGCGTATTGCGTACGGAATACCCGTGGGCGGTTCGCTGGAATACTCCGATCCGTTGACTTTGTCACGAGCTCTCGATAACAGAAAACCCATGTAA
- a CDS encoding PLP-dependent aminotransferase family protein, whose product MEWERINLYEKVAARVARLIEEGTFRTGERIPSVRGLSRQLGVSLSTVMAAYAHLENQGVIEARPQSGYYVRAQLKNTSGPENSRIPSRAAVPKSLSVGEICVMLMGSPRNRDLVPLGGALPNPELLPVDRLTRALSVATRRHKYQSISYDFLPGYKPLRTQIARRAMTAGCLLTPDEIVTTNGCLEAVHLCLRAICHPGDTVAIESPVFFGFHQVIQVLGLQALEIPTHREDGISLSALRYAMDHHRISACVVISNFSNPIGSCMTDDRKKELVELLASRDIPLIEDDIYGDICFSHERPTVAKAFDRKGLVLLCSSFSKTVAAGYRVGWVAPGRFQSQVERLKTLSTVGTPMPTQLAIAEFLTNGGYDHLLRRIRKVYATQTAAMARTVETCFPEGTTVTRPSGGFVLWVECPDYVNTLKLYEMLLEAGISIAPGPVFSSKRKNLNCLRLNAGFWSAEIEDAVRRVGNLASSMKP is encoded by the coding sequence ATGGAATGGGAACGAATCAATCTCTACGAAAAAGTAGCAGCGCGAGTCGCCCGACTCATCGAGGAAGGTACTTTTAGAACAGGGGAACGAATACCTTCAGTACGAGGATTGAGCCGTCAACTTGGAGTCAGTCTGAGCACGGTAATGGCCGCGTACGCTCACCTTGAAAATCAGGGAGTAATAGAAGCGAGGCCCCAGTCGGGGTACTATGTGCGGGCTCAATTGAAAAACACTTCCGGTCCGGAAAATTCTCGAATTCCCTCACGGGCGGCTGTCCCCAAAAGTCTCAGTGTCGGCGAAATTTGCGTAATGCTCATGGGATCGCCGCGGAACCGGGATCTTGTGCCCTTAGGTGGAGCTTTGCCGAACCCGGAGCTCCTTCCGGTGGATCGCTTGACGAGGGCGCTTTCTGTGGCAACACGCCGCCACAAGTATCAGAGCATATCGTATGATTTTCTTCCAGGATACAAACCTCTGAGAACGCAGATTGCCCGACGCGCGATGACTGCCGGTTGCTTGTTGACGCCTGACGAAATTGTTACGACAAACGGCTGCCTGGAAGCGGTTCATCTGTGTTTGCGAGCGATCTGTCATCCCGGAGATACAGTAGCCATTGAATCGCCGGTTTTTTTCGGTTTTCACCAGGTTATCCAGGTGCTCGGTCTTCAGGCCCTTGAAATACCGACACACCGAGAAGATGGAATTAGTCTTTCGGCACTTCGTTACGCCATGGACCATCATCGGATAAGCGCGTGCGTGGTAATTTCCAATTTCAGCAATCCCATCGGGAGTTGCATGACCGATGACAGAAAAAAAGAACTGGTTGAACTATTGGCATCCCGCGATATTCCTCTTATTGAAGACGACATCTATGGTGATATCTGTTTCAGCCATGAACGTCCGACAGTGGCAAAAGCCTTCGACAGAAAAGGTCTCGTGTTGCTCTGTTCCTCTTTTTCCAAAACCGTTGCCGCGGGTTATCGGGTGGGTTGGGTTGCTCCGGGGCGATTTCAGAGTCAGGTCGAACGTCTCAAAACGTTGAGTACCGTAGGAACTCCAATGCCTACTCAGCTCGCAATTGCCGAATTTCTCACGAATGGAGGTTACGATCATCTTCTCCGAAGAATCCGGAAAGTGTACGCAACGCAAACCGCAGCAATGGCTCGAACTGTAGAAACCTGTTTTCCGGAGGGCACGACCGTAACGCGACCTTCCGGAGGATTCGTCCTCTGGGTGGAATGTCCGGATTATGTCAATACATTAAAGCTTTACGAGATGTTGCTCGAGGCAGGAATCTCTATTGCACCCGGCCCGGTTTTTTCCAGTAAAAGAAAGAACCTGAACTGTCTTCGTCTCAATGCAGGATTCTGGTCTGCTGAAATTGAAGATGCTGTGAGACGCGTCGGTAATTTAGCGTCCTCAATGAAACCATAG
- a CDS encoding ABC transporter substrate-binding protein, whose product MRIFLSALTICLMVACRVSTLESISIGICLPITGHFSTRGQSAWEGIKVAHAMEPHVLGKPVQLRLINTGSDPAGATNTALAAIEKNAAVALIGDIFSVNRVSISHCTEKRGIPVVTIPDPRMPQSTGNHALKPCSSDMEQASVAANLAIRHFSVRTAAVIYDISQEHSICLAAHFAKEFRQAGGRIVAEIRCRIGDRDFAGQINRIKLANPDILYLPIYHVECALLIRQARESAISVPVMATDAVQVPEFLELGGKAMESVVFTPYFREDFFKTESGKRFPVCYENRKGNKPQPCEALAAESYFLVLDAIKRARSCDPRNIREALATGPNDKPCVSENGQSSKPAHPLVGIVRRGTFTHFSNAHAWVGTAKDTRNPESITESSRLQDGSRVSTD is encoded by the coding sequence ATGAGAATCTTTCTTTCAGCATTGACAATTTGTTTGATGGTTGCATGCCGGGTATCGACTCTCGAGAGTATTTCTATAGGGATTTGCTTGCCGATAACCGGTCATTTCAGCACGAGGGGACAGTCAGCCTGGGAAGGCATCAAGGTTGCTCACGCTATGGAACCGCATGTCCTGGGAAAACCAGTGCAATTGAGACTGATAAATACAGGCTCCGATCCCGCGGGAGCTACGAATACCGCTCTCGCGGCCATTGAGAAAAATGCCGCTGTCGCACTTATCGGAGACATTTTTTCAGTCAACAGGGTTTCGATTTCACACTGCACGGAAAAGCGCGGAATTCCCGTTGTCACGATTCCCGACCCGCGGATGCCTCAGTCAACAGGAAATCATGCATTGAAGCCGTGCTCGAGCGATATGGAGCAAGCTAGTGTTGCTGCAAACCTTGCGATTCGTCATTTCAGTGTACGAACCGCTGCGGTTATCTATGACATATCTCAGGAGCACAGTATTTGCCTTGCTGCTCATTTTGCCAAAGAATTCCGGCAGGCCGGAGGCCGAATAGTCGCTGAGATCAGGTGCAGAATCGGAGACAGAGATTTCGCGGGACAGATAAATCGCATCAAGCTTGCAAACCCTGACATTCTGTATCTGCCCATCTATCATGTTGAATGTGCGCTTCTCATCAGACAGGCGAGAGAGAGCGCGATAAGCGTACCCGTAATGGCTACGGATGCAGTACAGGTTCCTGAATTTCTGGAATTGGGCGGTAAAGCAATGGAAAGTGTTGTTTTCACGCCTTATTTTCGTGAGGATTTCTTCAAAACGGAATCAGGGAAGCGATTTCCCGTTTGTTACGAAAACAGGAAAGGGAATAAACCTCAGCCTTGTGAGGCTCTGGCGGCGGAATCGTATTTTCTCGTACTTGATGCAATCAAAAGAGCACGTTCGTGCGATCCGCGGAACATTCGTGAGGCACTGGCAACCGGACCGAATGATAAGCCCTGCGTGTCAGAAAATGGGCAGTCTTCGAAACCCGCGCACCCATTGGTGGGCATAGTAAGGCGGGGAACATTCACTCATTTTTCAAACGCTCATGCTTGGGTTGGAACTGCAAAAGACACCCGGAATCCGGAGTCCATAACGGAAAGCAGCAGATTGCAGGATGGAAGTCGAGTATCAACTGATTGA